A region from the Thermomicrobiales bacterium genome encodes:
- a CDS encoding DUF362 domain-containing protein codes for MALEGLSVFERGTLPNWLKVRQKLYAEEIADVDAAVAAQFQRPGIGETIKPGMRVAIGAGSRGIDRIAETVKATVDQVKLRGGEPFVFPAMGSHGGATPEGQKNLLDHYGINPESMGCPVKATMDTVRLGIVEDDVPVYFDRIAYEEADAVIPVCRVKPHTDFYGPIESGLMKMIAIGMGKQKGADTFHSRGFPEFHTLIPAVGLSTLSHVNIPFGIAIVENGYGHSAIIEAVPAKGMLEREKELLKLAREWLGRLPGEKIDILLVDEIGKNISGDGADPNVINRDVSGEILKNEINPKPEIHRVIFRDLTADTEGNATGVGLGDFVLRQLADKLDPVSTYMNVITSKYPAGGQLPMVVDNDRQAIYFAIGSALRTEAETAKIARIKNTKDVEEFWISEPLLPQMLASGRVEQLTDPVPLAFDDNGMLGAF; via the coding sequence ATGGCGCTCGAAGGACTATCGGTATTCGAACGAGGCACCCTGCCCAACTGGCTCAAGGTTCGGCAGAAACTCTATGCCGAAGAAATCGCTGATGTCGACGCCGCTGTGGCCGCGCAGTTCCAGCGACCGGGCATCGGCGAGACCATCAAGCCCGGTATGCGCGTGGCGATCGGCGCCGGCAGCCGAGGCATCGACCGCATCGCCGAGACGGTAAAGGCCACGGTCGACCAGGTGAAGCTGCGTGGCGGCGAACCGTTCGTCTTCCCCGCCATGGGGTCGCATGGAGGCGCCACACCCGAGGGCCAGAAGAACCTCCTCGATCACTACGGCATCAACCCCGAATCGATGGGCTGCCCGGTCAAGGCCACCATGGACACCGTGCGCCTCGGCATCGTGGAAGACGACGTGCCGGTCTACTTCGACCGCATTGCCTATGAGGAAGCCGACGCTGTCATCCCGGTCTGCCGCGTCAAACCGCATACCGACTTCTACGGCCCGATCGAATCCGGCCTCATGAAGATGATCGCCATCGGCATGGGCAAGCAGAAGGGAGCCGACACCTTCCATTCCCGCGGGTTCCCGGAGTTCCACACGCTCATTCCGGCTGTCGGGCTCTCGACGCTCAGTCACGTCAACATCCCCTTCGGCATCGCCATCGTCGAAAACGGCTACGGTCATTCGGCCATCATCGAAGCGGTGCCGGCCAAGGGAATGCTCGAACGGGAAAAAGAGCTGCTCAAGCTGGCGCGTGAATGGCTGGGGCGTCTCCCCGGCGAGAAGATCGACATCCTGCTGGTCGACGAGATCGGCAAGAACATCAGCGGCGACGGGGCGGACCCGAACGTCATCAATCGCGATGTTTCGGGCGAGATTCTCAAGAACGAGATCAATCCCAAGCCCGAGATCCACCGCGTGATCTTCCGCGATTTGACTGCGGACACCGAAGGCAACGCCACGGGTGTCGGTCTGGGCGATTTCGTGCTGCGCCAGTTGGCGGACAAGCTCGACCCGGTCTCCACCTATATGAACGTCATCACCTCGAAATATCCCGCGGGTGGCCAGTTGCCGATGGTCGTCGATAACGACCGCCAGGCGATCTACTTCGCCATCGGGAGCGCGTTGCGCACCGAGGCCGAAACCGCCAAGATCGCCAGGATCAAGAACACCAAGGATGTGGAAGAGTTCTGGATCAGCGAACCGCTGCTGCCGCAGATGCTCGCCTCGGGCCGTGTCGAGCAACTCACCGACCCGGTCCCGCTTGCATTCGATGACAACGGCATGTTGGGAGCTTTCTAG